The nucleotide window ACCGGAGAAGGTGGGTGTATCGCCCGAAAACTATGAGTATCTAAGGGATATAGACGAGTACTTTGGAAAGTACAGGGAGTTGAGAGCGGTTAAGATAGCGAGGGAGCTATCCAAAAAAGGTTTGACCTACGACGCGGTTCCAAGGTTCGCCGTTCATCTCAATCCAGACACCTTTAAACTCGAGAGGAACTGGAGTGACATGCTCAGGGACAGGCCGTGGCTGGATGAAAAAGAGTTAAACGAATTCGTGGAGGCGGTAGAAGAGTTTGCAGAGGAGACCGACTTCTGGAGGTTCTACAATGAGCATGTGGAGCTCTACAACGCCACCATCAACGAGTTCGTAAGGGAGAACCCTGATCTCGCTGGAATTCCCAAGTTCGAGGAGGAGTTCTTTGGCGAGAAGGCGGCCTCATGGGATATAATCCTCCAGATGGGACTTGTGCACCACAGCTTCGGCGGTTGGGTTGAAGGGAAAGAAGGAAAGGAGATTTACAGCTTTCTCGGGATATGCCGTTTTAAGGGGAACCTTCCGGAGTTTTGTGGTGCATCCGTCCACGAGTTCGCCCACAGCTTCGTGAATCCTGCAGTTGATAGAAACTACGAGCTCTTTGAGCCTTACGAGGCTCTGTTCACCCCGGTCAGAGAGAAAATGTCGGACATGGCATATAAGAACTTCAAGACAATGCTGCACGAGACGCTCGTCAGGGCGTTTGAGGCTTATTACCTAAGGGAAACCAGAGGGGAAGCGGCCGCGAGAGAGAGTCTCCTCGCCGATAAAGCGAGGGGCTTCTATTTCATTGAGGAGGTCTACAACGCGTACGTGAACGAGTACGTTCCCAACAGAGATAGGTACAGAACTTTCGATGACTTCATGCCGAGGCTCGCCGAGATCATAGGGAATGTGTACAAAAAGACCAACGGTGGGAAAAACGTTGAACTGCCCGAATGGCCAACCGTAAATGATTTTGCGGAGAGGCTCTCCGAAAAAGGCGGCCTCGTGGTTTATCATGGGGGTACCACTACGCGTTACCTCGCGGAATGGATAGGGAATAAGTTCGGGTTGAGCGTGAAGCGGGAGGATGAAATTGAGGGTGACGACCTCAAAAACAACCTCGTCCTCATTCTCCTCCCGGACAGTGAACTCCTGAAGGAGCTTGAGGGGCGCATGCTAATAAGGGCGAACGGAACTTCCGTTTACAGCAATGTAACTGGAAAGACCTACACGGGGAGCATCAGGGCCTTTGAGGTCATCAAAAACCCGTGGGATGAGGACGGGCTGATACTCCTCGTGGTTGGCACGGAGGATGGAGCAATGAGGAGCATTCACGCCTACAATAATATGCACTACAGCATAAGGGACGCCGGGACTGATGAGCTCCTCGAGGGCTGGTGACTCTATTCCTCCCCCTTGAAGAAGGCCCAGAATGTCGCCATGGAGAGCCCGTAGAGGGATCCCGTGAGGAGGAAGGGGATTACGAGGGAGCGGTCAAAGATAAGGCCGCCCAGGTACTGGCCCATTCCAAAGGTGAGCGTCCACGCGAGGTTTCTGAGAGCTAAAGCGGTTGGTCTTTCGTCAACGGAGAAGAAGCGCATCATGAATGCGTCCCATATGGGGTTAACGATGTTCATCAGAATCGTTCTGACCGTATAGACGATGGCAGCCAGGGGGAAGGTGGGGATGAAGGGCATGCCCGCTATAAGGGCACTTGCACTCCCGTTGAAGCCCACTATCGTCCTGACGCTCCCGAACCTGTCCGCTATCATGGGAAGGAGGAATGTGAGGAATCCCATTATGAACTGTTGAAAGGCAAAGAGGCCTCCTATGCTCTCGAGACTCGTCCCGAAGCGCGCATTGAACCACAATCCCATGTATGGAATCGTTATCCCGGCTCCAAGCCCTATGAGAGCACTCGGAAGGGAGAACTTGAGGAGCTTAACGGCCATCTCGCGCTCGAAGTGCACCCTCTTCGCCTCCCGCTTGAGCACGGGCGAGACGAGGGCTATCGCCATTAACTGGATGAGTATGAATAGAGCCGCCACCTCAAGCGTGCCGCGGTAATCGAGAGTCTTCGGCAAAAATCCACCGAGGAGCATTCCTGCACCGGCTCCAATCGTCCCGAGGGCGGAGTTTAGGG belongs to Palaeococcus ferrophilus DSM 13482 and includes:
- a CDS encoding DUF4932 domain-containing protein; translation: MAKRPIVLFLVIIIVIGGGCVSSPVSQPSNATHESLHLVRIGLSDNVYVSVDPRVELVEVIYRISSSEWYQKQVAPEKVGVSPENYEYLRDIDEYFGKYRELRAVKIARELSKKGLTYDAVPRFAVHLNPDTFKLERNWSDMLRDRPWLDEKELNEFVEAVEEFAEETDFWRFYNEHVELYNATINEFVRENPDLAGIPKFEEEFFGEKAASWDIILQMGLVHHSFGGWVEGKEGKEIYSFLGICRFKGNLPEFCGASVHEFAHSFVNPAVDRNYELFEPYEALFTPVREKMSDMAYKNFKTMLHETLVRAFEAYYLRETRGEAAARESLLADKARGFYFIEEVYNAYVNEYVPNRDRYRTFDDFMPRLAEIIGNVYKKTNGGKNVELPEWPTVNDFAERLSEKGGLVVYHGGTTTRYLAEWIGNKFGLSVKREDEIEGDDLKNNLVLILLPDSELLKELEGRMLIRANGTSVYSNVTGKTYTGSIRAFEVIKNPWDEDGLILLVVGTEDGAMRSIHAYNNMHYSIRDAGTDELLEGW
- a CDS encoding MFS transporter, which translates into the protein MGLRNYLGFSRDAYLVVVYSFFGWLGGNIAWFVLPFYYRSLGMSYSQMGLLFSLSTISQAALLLIAGPLSVKIGYRRTIMTALAFFLAGRLLQILFPEFMFLAIASVLLGVGMALEGPALMSLLSEEASERNRHYLFSLNSALGTIGAGAGMLLGGFLPKTLDYRGTLEVAALFILIQLMAIALVSPVLKREAKRVHFEREMAVKLLKFSLPSALIGLGAGITIPYMGLWFNARFGTSLESIGGLFAFQQFIMGFLTFLLPMIADRFGSVRTIVGFNGSASALIAGMPFIPTFPLAAIVYTVRTILMNIVNPIWDAFMMRFFSVDERPTALALRNLAWTLTFGMGQYLGGLIFDRSLVIPFLLTGSLYGLSMATFWAFFKGEE